Proteins from a genomic interval of uncultured Desulfuromusa sp.:
- a CDS encoding ATP-binding protein: MSRNTLFKNRLPPWNLLFLAVILSGGGFFWHTTHQQQLLDRVDRQLLATAQSVNFFYNKVPGDNSAQAFLCENLAEFSSLSGGNSSLSVYSPQGEQLCLTEEFASDKNTSLSMKIHPEESMTLKTVSTSHGPSRSLTYPINIQGASPLFLVINHELTGIKKQASSSALILIIVGLFILLAFAVLQQGMKKAKTAAIKKLTKLMDQADAEVNPPPFTVTTAAEPEIQDLAFSYNTMMTRRADCLRRARQFTADVTHELRTPLTILRGETELALRNGRDPKLLRQVLESNLEEISRMSYLIEDLLLLSKGDLGEIPLKMEPLLLNELIIELHHQAQLLATAKNIKVELNCPQELIFLKADNLRLRQVFLNLLTNAIKYTPDNGRVSITLSLDGKNVVTTITDTGIGMDSEHLEAIFDRFYRIDKTRNRNDGGSGLGLAIVKWIVEAHHGSVQVNSSPGQGSSFTVIFPRQLSPESVVPADG; encoded by the coding sequence TTGTCGCGTAACACCCTTTTTAAAAATCGCCTCCCTCCTTGGAACTTGCTTTTTCTAGCAGTTATTTTGAGTGGAGGCGGTTTTTTTTGGCATACAACGCACCAGCAGCAACTTCTCGACCGAGTTGACAGGCAATTACTGGCAACGGCACAGAGTGTAAACTTTTTTTACAATAAGGTGCCCGGGGACAATTCGGCTCAGGCATTTCTTTGCGAAAATCTGGCTGAATTTTCCTCATTATCAGGGGGCAACTCGAGTCTATCCGTTTATTCTCCTCAAGGCGAACAACTCTGTCTCACCGAAGAGTTCGCTTCCGACAAAAACACGTCCTTGAGCATGAAGATTCATCCGGAAGAATCGATGACACTGAAAACTGTTTCGACTTCCCATGGACCTTCTCGATCACTAACATATCCCATCAACATACAGGGGGCCTCTCCTCTTTTCCTGGTCATTAACCATGAATTGACAGGAATAAAAAAACAAGCGAGCTCATCAGCCCTGATACTCATCATCGTAGGCCTGTTTATTCTGCTTGCTTTTGCTGTTTTACAGCAGGGGATGAAAAAAGCAAAGACAGCGGCAATCAAAAAACTGACGAAACTGATGGATCAGGCCGACGCGGAAGTTAATCCACCACCATTTACAGTCACAACAGCGGCTGAACCGGAAATTCAGGATTTAGCCTTCAGTTATAACACCATGATGACACGGAGAGCCGATTGCCTCCGCAGAGCCCGCCAATTTACTGCGGACGTTACCCATGAATTGCGCACACCTTTGACAATTCTTCGCGGCGAGACTGAGCTTGCCCTCAGAAATGGGAGAGACCCCAAACTCCTGCGTCAAGTTCTGGAGTCAAACCTCGAAGAGATCAGTCGGATGAGCTATTTGATAGAGGATCTACTGCTCTTGTCAAAAGGAGATCTGGGAGAAATTCCATTAAAAATGGAACCTCTTCTGCTGAATGAACTGATTATTGAACTCCACCATCAGGCCCAGCTTCTGGCGACAGCCAAAAACATCAAAGTAGAACTGAATTGTCCCCAAGAGCTGATATTTCTGAAAGCCGACAACTTACGTTTGCGCCAGGTCTTCTTAAATCTCCTGACAAATGCAATAAAATATACGCCTGACAATGGTCGTGTTTCCATCACCCTGAGTTTGGACGGAAAAAATGTTGTCACAACGATTACCGATACAGGTATCGGCATGGACAGCGAACATCTTGAAGCGATTTTTGACCGTTTTTACCGGATCGACAAAACCAGAAACCGTAATGATGGTGGCTCAGGCCTCGGCCTGGCGATTGTCAAATGGATTGTTGAAGCTCATCACGGGTCGGTTCAAGTCAACTCATCACCGGGTCAAGGTAGCAGCTTTACTGTTATTTTCCCCCGACAACTGAGCCCTGAAAGCGTCGTTCCAGCTGATGGCTAA
- a CDS encoding RDD family protein, with product MRCPKCGYNSFDHLDSCKKCGKDLVEFKQSFGIKSVLFPGQMSASDVAEEPEFDSVIADAAVTAATGAATVAEDSQNIEPVADGTDGDDFGFDFMGDSAEDDDLSFDELFEEAPEDEDIEETIEAPKENAAASATETEDDFSFDLPDEDAELEDDFGFDPMDEASDPVEDKEFSFDDEPADSGAKEDPPRPFDSPESPQSVGAPESVVKTSEKRSSSIIPAAAEPDADIEEKTVTLESEASEEIFILEADENVPPAPSFEEKFDQENSQRDDEEIVGTSASPAFPPHALADEVFPEAAAAFSPDDAGHSSVIHPPLGPSIGAFIFDVIILIVVGISFVVAAEAAISTEKVRLIPSLETMIDLSVPYFLVLFFLAFGYFTLFHFLAGQTPGKMLVGLRVEATDGEPLVFSQAFLRSVGGLLQLIPVGLGYLLIFTSSERRGWNDRLAGTRVVALRDLPVKD from the coding sequence ATGAGATGTCCCAAGTGTGGCTACAACAGTTTCGACCATCTGGATAGCTGCAAAAAATGCGGCAAAGATTTGGTTGAATTCAAACAGAGCTTTGGCATTAAAAGTGTCCTGTTCCCAGGACAAATGAGTGCTTCTGATGTTGCTGAAGAGCCTGAGTTTGACAGTGTTATTGCTGATGCTGCTGTGACGGCTGCAACCGGAGCGGCAACTGTGGCAGAGGATTCTCAGAATATTGAACCTGTAGCCGATGGAACCGATGGCGATGACTTCGGTTTTGACTTTATGGGAGATAGCGCGGAGGATGACGATCTTTCTTTCGATGAGCTGTTTGAAGAGGCTCCGGAAGATGAAGATATCGAGGAGACAATTGAGGCTCCTAAAGAAAATGCTGCTGCCTCAGCGACTGAGACCGAGGATGATTTTTCTTTTGACCTGCCTGATGAAGATGCTGAGCTTGAGGATGATTTTGGTTTTGATCCAATGGACGAAGCAAGCGATCCTGTCGAAGACAAGGAATTTTCATTCGATGATGAACCTGCTGATTCAGGGGCGAAGGAGGACCCTCCGCGCCCTTTTGACTCACCGGAGTCTCCACAAAGTGTGGGGGCTCCGGAGTCTGTTGTAAAAACATCTGAAAAACGTTCTTCTTCGATTATTCCTGCAGCAGCAGAGCCTGATGCTGACATTGAGGAGAAGACTGTTACTTTGGAATCCGAGGCTTCCGAGGAAATATTTATTCTGGAAGCCGACGAGAATGTTCCCCCAGCTCCCTCTTTTGAAGAAAAATTTGATCAGGAAAATTCTCAGCGTGATGATGAGGAGATTGTGGGAACTTCTGCCTCTCCGGCATTCCCCCCCCATGCATTAGCAGATGAGGTTTTCCCTGAAGCGGCAGCAGCTTTTTCTCCCGACGACGCAGGGCATTCCTCTGTAATTCATCCACCATTAGGGCCCAGTATTGGTGCATTTATCTTTGATGTGATCATTCTGATTGTTGTTGGCATCAGTTTTGTTGTGGCTGCAGAAGCGGCCATATCTACAGAAAAAGTTCGCTTGATTCCTTCTCTGGAAACCATGATTGATCTTTCAGTTCCTTACTTTCTGGTCCTTTTTTTTCTGGCTTTTGGTTATTTTACCTTGTTCCATTTTCTGGCAGGACAAACGCCTGGGAAAATGTTGGTTGGCCTGCGTGTTGAAGCGACTGATGGAGAACCTTTGGTTTTTTCCCAGGCGTTTTTACGGAGTGTTGGTGGATTGCTGCAATTAATTCCTGTAGGCCTGGGCTATTTACTGATTTTTACCAGTTCTGAACGCAGGGGGTGGAATGATCGACTGGCCGGTACCCGGGTTGTTGCTTTGCGCGATTTACCTGTGAAGGATTGA
- the prmA gene encoding 50S ribosomal protein L11 methyltransferase, which produces MENEWIVIEIQVKGEYVDFISTVLSEHGCSGTVVEDVSLDTFVVPDNDLDPVAIYVLKAYFQVVSDPKKLLSDLVSAFNDIPALKNQDIEIQLGGPVRMEDWSEDWKQNFSAFHIGDKLVIHPSWEDYVPAGDEVVLEIDPGMAFGTGTHATTKLCLEKIAELLSCPDSPPTMLDVGTGSGILALGAAALGCSQIVANDIDPVACAVALENIKKNNYSQKIEVSELSLEELSSQFDLIVANILAEENIRLKLSFLDHLRPGGWLILSGILTEKEELVRKAYAELPLQFTPSAYQDEWVCLAGQRMI; this is translated from the coding sequence ATGGAAAATGAATGGATTGTCATTGAAATTCAGGTTAAGGGTGAATATGTTGATTTCATCAGTACTGTTCTAAGCGAACATGGTTGCTCCGGAACAGTTGTTGAGGACGTCTCTCTGGATACCTTTGTTGTTCCTGACAACGATTTGGACCCCGTGGCAATCTATGTTCTCAAGGCTTATTTTCAGGTGGTTTCCGACCCTAAGAAGCTGCTATCGGATTTGGTGTCTGCTTTCAATGACATCCCGGCACTTAAGAATCAGGATATAGAGATTCAGTTGGGAGGGCCGGTTCGCATGGAGGACTGGTCTGAAGACTGGAAGCAGAATTTTTCAGCGTTCCATATTGGGGATAAGCTGGTTATCCATCCCAGTTGGGAAGACTATGTGCCGGCTGGAGACGAAGTTGTTCTGGAGATTGACCCTGGAATGGCTTTTGGGACGGGAACCCATGCAACCACCAAACTTTGCCTGGAAAAGATAGCGGAATTGCTGAGTTGTCCTGATTCTCCACCGACAATGCTTGATGTTGGAACCGGTTCGGGAATTTTGGCGTTAGGGGCTGCTGCTTTAGGATGCTCGCAGATTGTTGCAAATGATATTGATCCCGTTGCCTGTGCCGTTGCTCTTGAGAATATCAAAAAGAATAATTATTCTCAAAAAATAGAAGTAAGCGAACTTTCATTGGAAGAACTGTCATCACAATTTGATTTAATCGTTGCCAATATACTGGCAGAAGAGAATATCCGTCTGAAGTTGTCTTTTCTGGATCATTTGCGTCCTGGCGGCTGGTTGATATTATCCGGAATTTTAACTGAAAAAGAGGAGCTGGTTCGTAAGGCTTATGCGGAACTTCCTTTGCAATTTACTCCCAGTGCTTATCAGGATGAATGGGTGTGCCTGGCTGGGCAGAGGATGATTTAG
- a CDS encoding ATP-binding protein produces the protein MRITVKQQVLLAPATILALLILLLIFMQYTYWSFSFKRQEAKAIGTTFIAVAEADMAARRLHVLLRTMQHTGMAAPEEMALVADLYERMLASISRIKPFGPLVGSGHVSSLLELAENLNPADSPEIEKTAESFARFRAELSTLSNITQIYRNQARISQEQDINQLVERTATVSMSVLILAILLGLFISGYFSRRILNRVQSLSKNAARIADGKLEIPPAPDRIRDELDTLAISINRMTQRLVQVVGTEKLLEGAEEERRRIAMDLHDQSLSDLSTILRGLQNLGEDQVDPAVHEKTKSLEQDLERAITNLRDIMNNLHPQTLDILGLGAALEAHLEQHCSSDELPEYHLYIDPVVNELDLGRVRQLTLYRIAIEAIQNVIKHAAATRYEVNLEMREKTLVLSVEDNGKGILNQNHSNSGRGLNNIRERARAISAAVDWKPSRFSSGTRFELTLPCEV, from the coding sequence ATGCGCATAACCGTAAAACAACAAGTTCTCCTAGCTCCGGCAACAATTCTTGCCCTACTGATCCTGCTGCTTATTTTCATGCAGTATACTTACTGGAGCTTTTCATTCAAACGTCAGGAAGCCAAAGCTATCGGAACAACTTTTATTGCTGTGGCTGAAGCGGATATGGCAGCCAGAAGGCTGCATGTCCTGTTGCGAACGATGCAACATACCGGCATGGCAGCCCCTGAAGAAATGGCTCTGGTCGCTGATCTATACGAGCGGATGCTGGCTTCAATCAGCCGCATTAAACCCTTCGGGCCCCTTGTCGGGTCTGGTCATGTATCTTCGCTGCTCGAACTAGCTGAGAATCTGAATCCTGCAGATAGCCCTGAAATTGAGAAGACAGCTGAATCTTTCGCCCGGTTCAGAGCAGAACTGTCCACACTTTCAAATATCACCCAAATTTATCGTAACCAGGCACGCATTTCACAAGAACAGGACATCAACCAACTGGTAGAAAGAACAGCAACTGTATCCATGTCAGTTCTGATCCTGGCGATCCTGTTAGGATTGTTCATCTCTGGTTACTTTAGCCGCCGCATTCTCAATCGAGTGCAATCACTCTCTAAAAACGCGGCAAGGATTGCTGATGGAAAGCTGGAAATTCCCCCGGCCCCGGATCGCATCCGTGACGAACTGGATACTCTGGCAATCTCAATTAACCGTATGACACAACGATTGGTCCAAGTCGTCGGAACAGAAAAGCTCCTCGAAGGTGCTGAAGAAGAACGGCGCCGGATCGCTATGGATCTGCACGATCAATCCCTGTCTGATCTTTCTACCATATTGCGTGGGCTACAAAATCTGGGAGAAGATCAGGTCGATCCGGCTGTACATGAGAAAACTAAAAGTCTGGAACAGGATCTTGAACGAGCAATCACTAACCTGCGGGATATCATGAACAACCTCCATCCACAAACCCTTGATATTCTTGGCCTTGGAGCTGCTCTTGAAGCCCACCTGGAACAACATTGTTCCTCAGACGAACTTCCTGAATACCATCTCTACATTGATCCGGTAGTCAACGAGCTCGACCTTGGTCGGGTCAGACAACTGACTCTCTACAGGATTGCAATAGAAGCAATTCAAAATGTCATTAAGCACGCGGCTGCGACACGCTATGAAGTTAACCTGGAGATGCGCGAAAAGACTCTTGTCTTGTCAGTTGAGGACAATGGCAAGGGGATCCTGAATCAAAACCATTCCAATAGTGGTCGTGGATTAAACAACATCCGTGAAAGAGCACGCGCAATTTCTGCCGCAGTTGATTGGAAACCTTCGCGTTTTTCCAGTGGCACCCGCTTTGAACTCACCCTGCCTTGTGAAGTATAG
- a CDS encoding MBL fold metallo-hydrolase: MKNTALKIIQIHASEMNNFSYLIYCQETLRGAAVDPSMRPELLLDEINKRNIKLEFLLNTHGHADHISGNGVILDATGAELAAHPADMPNADILLSEGAKLALGKGNIEVMHTPGHTPGSVVFRSDHHLVTGDTLFVSRCGRADLPGSDVVALYESLQRLKKLPEETQIYPGHDYGPTVTSTIGWELKNNDYLKCPDLQSFTKLRLES, from the coding sequence TTGAAGAATACCGCTTTAAAAATCATCCAGATTCACGCCAGTGAGATGAACAACTTTTCTTATCTGATTTACTGCCAGGAAACTTTGCGGGGAGCAGCAGTTGATCCGTCAATGCGCCCTGAATTGCTCTTGGATGAGATAAATAAACGCAACATCAAGTTAGAATTTTTACTCAATACTCACGGACATGCAGATCATATTTCAGGTAATGGTGTTATTTTAGACGCCACAGGAGCCGAATTAGCAGCCCACCCGGCTGATATGCCGAATGCCGACATCCTACTTTCAGAAGGTGCAAAACTTGCTCTCGGGAAAGGGAACATTGAAGTCATGCACACTCCGGGACATACGCCAGGGTCCGTGGTGTTCAGATCAGACCACCATCTCGTTACAGGGGATACCCTGTTTGTCAGCCGCTGCGGTCGCGCAGACCTTCCCGGAAGTGATGTTGTAGCGCTCTATGAAAGCTTACAGCGATTGAAAAAATTACCGGAAGAGACTCAAATCTACCCAGGGCATGATTATGGCCCGACTGTCACTTCAACAATAGGGTGGGAGTTGAAAAATAATGACTATTTAAAATGTCCTGACTTACAAAGTTTCACTAAATTGCGGTTGGAAAGTTGA
- a CDS encoding thiolase family protein, translating into MSFRPRPVYLSDSFMLPVGKYNGRHRQKLSFFELVDSLQLLLDKGAIHKDKIDCVIVGSQNPFAFSGVDNLAAKVSGRLGISGAKSLLVDTASSSGASAFEAAYLEVASGQHNQVLAIGIQKMSDVSTTDATKIVAGVIDREEAEYGLTMPACGALVAQALMQEFQLNKEEWTNYSARLTERAHRFSALNPDAHLNYPLPVHEYFSGISSGKNYLYYDPLHYYDFCPMSDGIAACLLSTQKSDIRVSGVGSGTDIPTIADRLTLTSFPATIIALSQVLGMAGLKNLAELEGSVHINMHDPFNGFGPINLADLGVVSRDNLLDALLDDDITGPNGRFPTNLTGGLKGRGHPLGATGMIQIVENHQLLKNGDFKAAISHSIGGPINNNVVILLETEEHLQHRKISPYRSIPKPPLGTLKPANINLETILGKENKCSVKLVAKTSKHDYRSGAEEKSLLLFSKKFNGKKYRFLIGVDPEIAEPLQNLKAGDKIQMERLNGELRVNDVPIRRFYRKTIEGMVDMADTAFRHLRRKK; encoded by the coding sequence ATGTCATTTCGTCCACGGCCTGTTTATCTCAGTGATTCTTTTATGCTGCCTGTTGGTAAATACAATGGACGGCACCGTCAGAAATTGAGTTTTTTTGAGCTCGTAGACAGTCTGCAGCTATTGCTGGATAAAGGAGCGATTCATAAGGACAAAATTGATTGTGTCATCGTTGGCAGTCAGAACCCTTTTGCCTTTTCCGGTGTTGATAATCTTGCCGCCAAAGTCAGCGGGCGACTGGGGATCAGCGGAGCAAAATCGCTTCTAGTTGATACGGCATCCTCCTCCGGAGCCAGCGCATTTGAAGCTGCCTATCTGGAAGTGGCATCAGGACAGCACAATCAGGTTCTGGCCATAGGCATCCAGAAAATGAGCGACGTCTCAACAACAGACGCCACGAAAATAGTTGCGGGGGTTATTGACAGGGAAGAAGCTGAATATGGCTTGACAATGCCTGCTTGCGGAGCCCTTGTTGCTCAGGCTCTCATGCAGGAATTTCAGCTTAATAAAGAGGAATGGACCAATTATTCTGCAAGACTGACTGAGCGAGCACATCGCTTTTCAGCCCTGAACCCTGATGCGCACCTCAACTACCCTCTCCCAGTACATGAATATTTTTCAGGCATCAGCAGCGGCAAAAACTACCTCTACTACGACCCACTTCACTATTACGATTTTTGTCCTATGTCAGATGGTATTGCGGCCTGCCTTCTTTCGACCCAAAAAAGTGATATCCGTGTTTCCGGTGTCGGCTCCGGAACAGATATTCCGACCATTGCTGATCGCTTGACTCTCACCAGTTTTCCCGCCACTATTATTGCTCTCAGCCAGGTTTTGGGCATGGCCGGCCTTAAAAATCTTGCCGAGCTTGAAGGTTCCGTTCATATCAATATGCATGACCCCTTTAATGGTTTTGGACCGATCAATCTTGCTGATCTCGGAGTCGTTTCCCGTGATAACCTGCTCGACGCTTTGCTTGATGACGATATCACCGGCCCCAATGGTCGTTTTCCGACCAATTTAACCGGAGGACTTAAAGGACGTGGGCATCCTCTCGGAGCCACCGGCATGATTCAAATCGTTGAAAACCACCAGCTATTAAAAAATGGTGATTTCAAGGCTGCCATTTCCCATTCAATCGGTGGGCCTATCAATAATAATGTGGTCATCCTTCTTGAAACGGAAGAACATTTACAACATCGAAAAATAAGCCCCTATCGATCCATACCAAAACCGCCCCTGGGAACATTAAAACCTGCAAACATCAACCTGGAGACAATATTAGGAAAAGAAAACAAGTGTAGCGTCAAATTAGTCGCTAAAACGTCTAAACACGATTACCGCTCTGGTGCAGAAGAAAAAAGTCTATTGCTCTTCTCCAAAAAATTTAATGGGAAAAAATACCGTTTTCTCATTGGTGTTGACCCTGAAATAGCAGAGCCTCTCCAAAATTTGAAGGCAGGGGATAAAATACAAATGGAACGACTTAACGGTGAACTGCGCGTCAATGATGTTCCGATTCGACGATTTTACAGGAAGACAATCGAAGGAATGGTGGATATGGCTGATACGGCTTTTCGCCATCTGCGGCGTAAAAAATGA
- a CDS encoding response regulator transcription factor has protein sequence MRILVVEDEKKVASFIKRGLEEEEFTVDVAYDGEDGMQMAVDSPYDLILMDVMLPKKDGLSAIKELREKSISTPILCLTAKDTVEDIVSGLDIGSDDYLTKPFAFAELIARVRALIRRGSQDRGAELYFADLRLDPVGHNVWRDNKEIDLTSKEYALLEYFMRSPNQVLTRTMIAEHVWDYTFDSFTNIIDVYVNYLRKKIDRNFDKKLIHTVRGVGYVLKESD, from the coding sequence ATGCGCATCTTAGTTGTTGAAGACGAAAAAAAGGTTGCCAGTTTTATAAAAAGAGGGCTGGAAGAAGAAGAGTTTACAGTTGATGTTGCTTATGATGGTGAAGATGGCATGCAGATGGCTGTCGACTCCCCCTATGATCTGATTCTTATGGATGTGATGCTACCCAAGAAAGATGGCTTAAGCGCAATCAAAGAACTCCGTGAAAAGAGTATTTCAACACCAATTTTATGCCTGACGGCAAAGGATACCGTTGAAGATATCGTTTCCGGTCTCGATATTGGAAGTGACGACTATCTCACCAAGCCTTTCGCCTTTGCTGAATTAATTGCTCGTGTCAGGGCTCTTATCCGCCGGGGATCTCAAGACCGTGGAGCAGAGCTTTATTTTGCTGACCTGCGCCTGGATCCTGTGGGGCACAATGTCTGGCGTGACAATAAAGAAATCGATCTGACCTCAAAAGAATACGCACTTCTGGAATACTTCATGCGCAGCCCGAACCAGGTGCTTACCAGAACCATGATTGCTGAGCATGTCTGGGATTATACTTTCGACTCTTTCACCAACATTATTGATGTTTACGTCAATTATCTGAGAAAGAAAATTGATCGCAACTTTGACAAAAAACTGATCCACACTGTTCGTGGCGTTGGATATGTCCTTAAGGAGTCTGATTAA
- a CDS encoding 16S rRNA (uracil(1498)-N(3))-methyltransferase: protein MRCFYLPEPDLCCGAVLPLPKELQKHLHTVLRLNPGDKVQFFNGFGQLATAILSANSAVEVLQVELCPAPLCSLVLIQGLPKGDKLELVLQKGTELGINEFYLTSMERSVGSLKSDRRQKRLDRWLKIVQEAARQCRQYHLPQLIADMPLANALSTVDADLKLLLWEESDVPLRQVLPPSRPQRIAVLVGPEGGISPREAEQAKKKGFQSVSLGPRILRTETAGLAIMSILQYLYGDLASGQHGLNDYE, encoded by the coding sequence ATGCGTTGTTTTTATCTGCCGGAACCAGATTTGTGCTGTGGAGCCGTTCTTCCTTTGCCGAAAGAGTTACAAAAACATCTGCACACTGTTCTGCGTTTAAATCCAGGCGATAAGGTGCAGTTTTTTAATGGTTTCGGTCAGCTTGCTACGGCAATTTTAAGCGCGAACTCTGCCGTTGAAGTTTTACAGGTAGAGCTTTGTCCTGCTCCTTTGTGCTCTTTGGTCTTGATTCAGGGGTTGCCAAAAGGAGATAAGCTGGAGTTGGTTCTCCAAAAGGGGACGGAACTCGGGATCAATGAATTTTATCTGACCTCCATGGAGCGGAGTGTTGGGTCTTTGAAGTCTGACCGGCGGCAAAAGCGCCTGGACCGCTGGCTAAAAATAGTTCAGGAGGCTGCCAGGCAATGTCGGCAATACCATTTGCCTCAGCTTATTGCTGACATGCCATTGGCCAACGCGTTATCAACGGTGGATGCAGATTTGAAGCTGTTGCTCTGGGAGGAAAGTGATGTTCCTCTGCGGCAGGTCTTACCTCCGTCTCGACCTCAAAGGATTGCGGTTTTAGTCGGCCCTGAGGGTGGTATCAGTCCGCGGGAAGCCGAACAAGCAAAGAAAAAAGGGTTTCAATCCGTAAGTCTCGGGCCCAGGATTCTGCGAACTGAGACAGCAGGACTTGCGATAATGTCTATTTTACAATATCTTTATGGGGATTTGGCTTCAGGCCAGCATGGTTTAAACGACTATGAATAA
- a CDS encoding response regulator transcription factor, with protein sequence MQPLDILIAEDNPKDFEFLKQLLSEWKEPVNITRAPNGHTALEIGLSRNNPLVISDIQMPEMNGIDFAQKLWEQQPQARIVFWSQFKDEMYVRALVKIVPPETVYGYILKSSPRERISSAIRTVLRDEQCWIAPEVRKVQGRAGHSLTALSDIEYEALLDISLGLTDNLIAQRRYLSRRGVQSRLNSLYNKLGIDQEQFQSEKIGDSFNLRNRAVSVSIARGLINAFEMETEEKEFQNWFKLFRRTHKTKE encoded by the coding sequence ATGCAACCTCTGGATATTCTAATAGCTGAAGATAATCCAAAAGATTTTGAATTTCTTAAACAACTCCTCAGCGAATGGAAAGAACCTGTCAATATCACACGAGCGCCCAATGGTCACACCGCACTTGAAATAGGCTTATCGCGCAACAATCCTCTGGTTATCAGCGACATTCAAATGCCGGAAATGAATGGTATCGATTTTGCCCAGAAACTTTGGGAGCAACAGCCGCAAGCACGCATTGTTTTCTGGAGCCAATTCAAAGATGAAATGTATGTTCGTGCCCTGGTCAAAATTGTGCCTCCTGAAACTGTTTACGGCTATATTCTGAAATCAAGTCCCAGAGAACGGATCAGTTCTGCCATCCGCACTGTGCTGCGGGATGAACAATGTTGGATCGCCCCGGAAGTACGGAAAGTTCAAGGTCGGGCCGGGCACAGCTTAACAGCATTATCCGATATTGAATATGAGGCTCTACTCGACATATCTCTGGGATTAACAGACAATTTAATAGCTCAGCGCCGCTATCTGTCACGTCGAGGGGTTCAAAGTCGCCTGAATTCCCTCTACAACAAATTGGGGATTGATCAGGAACAGTTCCAGAGCGAGAAAATTGGAGACTCCTTCAATCTACGCAATCGAGCGGTCTCTGTATCGATTGCACGCGGCCTGATTAATGCTTTTGAAATGGAAACAGAAGAGAAAGAATTTCAAAACTGGTTTAAACTCTTCCGCCGTACCCACAAGACAAAAGAATAA
- the dapF gene encoding diaminopimelate epimerase has translation MKFTKMHGAGNDYVYVNGFEEQVEDPETLARQVSHRQFGIGADGLILILPSEVADVRMRMFNLDGSEGEMCGNGIRCVAKYAYDHGLVEKLEICVETASGLRSLIMSTGPSGLVDRVQVNMGAPGLRRGDISMVGPASEQAVSISLPVDKHQYEVTCVSMGNPHAVIFVDDVEQFPVAEIGRLIEKHSWFPERINVEFVQVLSATEVIQRTWERGSGETLACGTGASAVTVAGVLTGRTERKILNHLRGGDLELEWLEDGPVMMTGPAVEVFSGKYDPK, from the coding sequence ATGAAGTTTACAAAAATGCACGGCGCTGGAAATGATTACGTCTATGTTAATGGTTTTGAGGAACAGGTCGAAGACCCGGAAACATTGGCACGACAGGTGAGTCACCGTCAGTTCGGCATTGGTGCTGACGGGTTAATTCTAATTCTTCCGTCAGAGGTTGCTGACGTGCGTATGCGCATGTTCAATCTGGATGGCAGTGAAGGTGAGATGTGCGGTAATGGTATTCGTTGTGTTGCTAAATATGCCTACGATCACGGGTTGGTTGAGAAATTGGAGATCTGTGTAGAAACAGCCAGCGGTCTTCGCTCATTAATTATGAGCACAGGACCTTCAGGGCTGGTGGACCGAGTTCAGGTCAACATGGGTGCTCCCGGATTGCGACGGGGCGATATTTCCATGGTTGGTCCCGCCTCGGAGCAAGCCGTTTCAATCTCTCTGCCCGTTGATAAGCACCAGTATGAGGTCACCTGTGTCTCCATGGGGAATCCTCATGCCGTTATTTTCGTTGACGATGTTGAACAGTTTCCTGTTGCTGAGATTGGCCGGTTGATTGAAAAACATTCCTGGTTTCCTGAACGAATCAATGTTGAATTTGTTCAAGTTCTCAGCGCTACAGAGGTGATACAGAGAACTTGGGAGCGCGGCTCTGGAGAAACCCTCGCCTGTGGGACAGGGGCTTCGGCCGTTACGGTTGCAGGTGTTTTGACTGGTCGCACAGAGAGGAAGATTCTTAATCATCTCCGTGGCGGTGATCTGGAATTGGAATGGCTGGAGGATGGGCCGGTGATGATGACTGGACCCGCAGTTGAAGTCTTCAGCGGGAAATATGATCCGAAGTAG